The sequence GCGAGCGCCGGCTTCCACCCCACCGCCCGCTTCAACCCGCCAAAGAACGCGCCGCGAAAGAGCAGCTCCTCGATCACCGCCACCACCAGCGCCGTCGCCAGCGCGCCGAGGAACTGCGCGGCCAGGTCGCCCGGCGTGCGCGCACGCGGCAGCCGCCCGCCCGCCACCAGCGCCACCGCGCAGACGATGGCGAGCGACACGAACCCCAGCCCGAACCCCGCCGCGAACCTCCGCCAGCTCACCAGCCCCGGCGCCACCCCCACGTCCGCCCAGCGCCGTATCCCCGCCGCGCGGACGAAGAACGGCAGCCCGACGAGCGCCGTGATCAGCAGCGCGCGGTTCACGTAGCGGGCGAACGGCATGCGCGCCAGCTTGGCCAGCGTTCCCTGCTCGCCGGCCAGCGCCTGCACCGCGTGGTACAGCCACGGCGCCAGAAGCGCGCCCCCCACGAACACCGCCAGCAGGTACAGGAGCAGGGCGCGCAGGGGACGCCCGCGCTGGGGATCGGCTTGGAGGCGCATGGTGACGGGGTCCGGGCGCTGAGGATGGAGACGCGCAATCTACGGCGCGTCCCCGCTCTCCGGAAACGAGGGTCCCGAAGCGCCGCTCTCCCGGTACCTCGAGGGAGAAGTGCCGGGAGAGGGCCAGGGACGAGCGAGCGCCGGGGCTACCGCGGCGGGTCGTGCCGGCGGATCTCGTACTCGACCACGTAGCTCCCCGTGTCGTCGTCGTTCATGAAGCGCATCTCCCCGCGATGCCGCCGTCCCGCGTTGTTCGTCAACTCCCGC is a genomic window of Longimicrobium sp. containing:
- a CDS encoding CPBP family intramembrane glutamic endopeptidase; the protein is MRLQADPQRGRPLRALLLYLLAVFVGGALLAPWLYHAVQALAGEQGTLAKLARMPFARYVNRALLITALVGLPFFVRAAGIRRWADVGVAPGLVSWRRFAAGFGLGFVSLAIVCAVALVAGGRLPRARTPGDLAAQFLGALATALVVAVIEELLFRGAFFGGLKRAVGWKPALAASSVLYGIVHFMARPENPPAVDWLSGLRVLPTMLAGMTELRTLVPGFLSLALAGVILGLAFQWTGELSASMGIHAGWIFWLKYYGLITKSAPGADVWFWGTRKLTDGWLAFVAIVVVLALLGLAARRGAAVERAPRGIMERG